A window of Aeromicrobium duanguangcaii genomic DNA:
ATCATGACGACGGAGCCGTTGCCGACCCCGTTGAGCTTGGCCTCCATGCAGGTGTCGACCGTGATGAGCGACCAGTCGTCCAGCATGTTGCGGTAGACGTCCCACAGGTTGGCGCTGAAGTCGCAGTTCGTGTTGACGCCCGGGAAGACCGAGCGCGTGAAGTACATCGCCTGTCCGACGGACCCGTAGCCCGAGGCCGAGCCGCGCTTCGAATAGACGGTCGCGGTGGTCGCACCGGTGCCGGGGCAGCTGGTCTCGGACGTGCTGTACCGCGCCCAGATGTAGGTGCGCATCGCGCCGGGCGCGGTGGCCGAGCCGGGCTGGGCGGCCAGCCAGTCGCAGTACGGCAGCCCCATCGGGATGAGCTTCGTGCCCACGAGCGGAACCGTGTTCCAGGTGGCGGTCGCCTCGGAGCGGACGGTGCTGGAGGAGTCCCCCAGGACCTTCGCGAAGGTGTGGTTGACGTTCTTCGAGACGCGGACGGTCACCTTGCCGTCGTCGTAGACGGGGTTCCTGGGGACGCCGTTCTTCAGCGTCTCCACGTTGGCGGTGGGGCCGGCGTTCTGCTGTCCGTAGAACGTGGCGGTACTGGGCAGACATGTGGGCTTCTTCAGCGCACAGTCGGTGGCCAGCGCGAGAACGGCCTGATCGGCGGCGTTCTGCACCTCGGCCTTCTCGCTCGAGGCGACAGCGAAGTCGATGGAGACCGCGGCCATGCCCAGAAGCACGACCATCGAGAGCGTCACCAGGACGATCGTGGCGCCGCGTTCGCTCTTGCGCAGGCCGAAGCGACGCTTCCTCGTGCGAGTGGTGGATGTCAGGCGCACTGGGCCACGCCCTTCCCTCGGTAGGTGAAGCTGGCGCCGAACAGACCCGTGTAGGTCGATCGGACGACGGTGGCCGTCACGGTCACGGCACGACCGCTGTTGGCGGCATTGCAGTCAATCGACTTGGTGATCGAGGCCGTGGGGGCCAGGCCCAGCACGTTGGCCCGAGCCGCATCCCAACTACGGTCGATCGCGTAGTTGCGTGCCGCGATCTGCGTCGCGTTGTTCAGCTGGGTCCGGTAGTTGAAGGCCATGCCGAACTCGACGATGCCGATGATGATGGTCATCAGGATCGGGACGACGAGTGCGAACTCCACGGCAGCAACACCGCGCTCGCGCCCTCGGCGCGAACGTCGTGTCCAAGTCGTGAAGTGCGTCATCACGTCTCCTCCCTCAAGGACGTCATGGGGTGGGGCGTCGTTGCCCCGGGGATGGGTGTGCCGCGCCGCGATTCGCGACGCGGCACACCCGGGTCGGTTCGTGAGAACCGGCGTGGATCAGAGGCCGAGCTGTCCGCCCAGGCCGTTCCAGAAGCCGGTGAGCTCGCCACCGAAGACGGAGATGGCGCCGACGATCGCGACGGCGATGCCGGCGATGATCAGCGCGTACTCGGTCGCGGTCGCGCCCTTCTCGTCACGGTCGGCGGTGAAAGCGGTCAGGAAGTTGATGATCTGCAGCATGGGTTTTCTCCTCTGTGTCGTGGTGAACTCGCATACTGCGAAGTCCCTAATAGCGAAACTAATGGGACAGGGGTGTCACGGGTAGCCTTTTGTGAAAAGAACCAACTAAAGCGAACAAAATGATCCGATGGGACTAGCGACACGCCTGTGACTCATGAGTTTTTGCGCGGGATCGACATGGGAGCCCCCTCGGGCGGGGCCCGATGGCTCTCCGCACCAGGCCAGGCGACCTAGAGAAGCGCCCCGAGGTCCCGCCAGCTGGCGGCCAGCGACTCGCCGAACATCGCGATGACTCCGACCAGGACGACGGCGACGCCAGAGATCAACAGCGCGTACTCCGTGGCACTCGCTCCCCGGTCGAGCGAGCGGGACGCGATCCAGTGCTGCAGTCTCACGGCGCCTCCTTACGAGGACGATTCCGCCCGAGGGCTCCACATGAACCAGCGTGGCGGATGAGGATGAAGTTACTGCACCTTCGTCCCCCCGAGGTACGAATCGCGGCAACGCGCGACCCCGCGCCACCGGCGGTATGACGGAGGGCGGGCACACTGGACTCATGACCTCCCCGACTGACTCGGCCGTCGCCGTCTACCTGGACTTCGACAACATCGTGATCTCGCGGTACGACCAGGTGCACGGCAAACAGGCCTTCTGGAAGGACCGCGACGCCGGCTTCGACGAGGCCAAGCTGCGGCAGGCCGAGATCGACGTCCACGCGATCCTCGACTACGCGTCCTCCTTCGGCCGGCTGGCGCTGACGCGGGCCTACGCGGACTGGTCGATGCCCTTCAACGTGCGGTACAAGAAGCAGCTCGTCGACCGGGCGATCGATCTGGTCCAGCTGTTCCCCGCCTCCGGCTCGAAGAACGGCGCCGACATCCGGCTGGCCGTCGACGCCCTCGAGGACATGGGCCGCATGCCCCAGGTCGGCACGGTCGTGCTCGCCGCGGGCGACTCCGACTACATCCCGCTGGCCCAGCGGCTCAAGCGCATGGGCCGCTACGTCGTGGCCGTCGGCGTCGCCGGCGCCACCAGCCGCTCGCTGGCAGCGGCCTGTGACGAGCTGCTGACGTACGACAACCTCCCGGGCCTGACACAGAACGGCGACGACGAGGAGGTCGAGCAGGCCTCGCCCCGCGCGCCGAAGAAGTCGGCCCGCCGCGGCACGCGCAAGAGCGGGAGCCCCAAGACCGAGACCGAGACCGAGACCGAGGCTTCGGCCGAGACCTCGAAGTCCACGAAGTCCATCGAGATCCCGGTGTCCACCGAGCCCATGCTCCAGCCCATCTTCGTCCCGGCCGGCG
This region includes:
- a CDS encoding TadE/TadG family type IV pilus assembly protein, which translates into the protein MRLTSTTRTRKRRFGLRKSERGATIVLVTLSMVVLLGMAAVSIDFAVASSEKAEVQNAADQAVLALATDCALKKPTCLPSTATFYGQQNAGPTANVETLKNGVPRNPVYDDGKVTVRVSKNVNHTFAKVLGDSSSTVRSEATATWNTVPLVGTKLIPMGLPYCDWLAAQPGSATAPGAMRTYIWARYSTSETSCPGTGATTATVYSKRGSASGYGSVGQAMYFTRSVFPGVNTNCDFSANLWDVYRNMLDDWSLITVDTCMEAKLNGVGNGSVVMMPIYAVEKKPILWTGVTYTSRLVILGFAPFKVDKWVNYPFLYFGVQPSFSSLNYTNNCDMKFNFATIGGGCTGVRGQFVRSSEGALFNGFTQYGSFYHNTGSGLSGDAPNLGLTNVKLVD
- a CDS encoding TadE family protein, with the protein product MEFALVVPILMTIIIGIVEFGMAFNYRTQLNNATQIAARNYAIDRSWDAARANVLGLAPTASITKSIDCNAANSGRAVTVTATVVRSTYTGLFGASFTYRGKGVAQCA
- a CDS encoding Flp family type IVb pilin, which codes for MLQIINFLTAFTADRDEKGATATEYALIIAGIAVAIVGAISVFGGELTGFWNGLGGQLGL
- a CDS encoding Flp family type IVb pilin, which gives rise to MRLQHWIASRSLDRGASATEYALLISGVAVVLVGVIAMFGESLAASWRDLGALL
- a CDS encoding NYN domain-containing protein; translated protein: MTSPTDSAVAVYLDFDNIVISRYDQVHGKQAFWKDRDAGFDEAKLRQAEIDVHAILDYASSFGRLALTRAYADWSMPFNVRYKKQLVDRAIDLVQLFPASGSKNGADIRLAVDALEDMGRMPQVGTVVLAAGDSDYIPLAQRLKRMGRYVVAVGVAGATSRSLAAACDELLTYDNLPGLTQNGDDEEVEQASPRAPKKSARRGTRKSGSPKTETETETEASAETSKSTKSIEIPVSTEPMLQPIFVPAGGTQDDEDDEQALARQATRLLLRALRLLGEKDPEEEWTHSGTVKSQMKRMDSSFNEKELGFKTFTDFLKSRNSVVEVDEDNQTRKVRLRPGH